The proteins below are encoded in one region of Borrelia duttonii Ly:
- a CDS encoding thioredoxin domain-containing protein, translating into MKFVNLLAIFIFIVFNSVYLFSNSFNVVFHDSYEDAIDEAKKLYKNVLILVGKDIKDNLIRDFLKSFEDDKIFKLIAKHNVFLVIDVNNEIFSEINLKKSPTLFFVDAKSEQVRAAYTESIKDTVQYNREFLNYALGVFKLDDIVYKNDNYEINIFDDKVFFYKTLDGHWRLRMNGKDKKLLPSKIELKEFLVFQDENGGRLYALPKSKKGGIYFSESEKEEWKFFGQIKS; encoded by the coding sequence ATGAAATTTGTAAATTTATTGGCAATATTTATTTTTATTGTTTTTAATTCTGTATATTTGTTTTCAAATTCATTTAATGTTGTTTTTCATGATTCTTATGAGGATGCTATAGATGAAGCTAAAAAATTATATAAAAATGTTTTAATATTGGTTGGAAAAGATATTAAAGATAATTTAATAAGAGATTTTTTGAAGTCATTTGAAGATGATAAAATTTTTAAGCTGATTGCTAAACATAATGTTTTTTTGGTTATTGATGTAAATAATGAAATTTTTAGTGAAATTAATTTAAAGAAGAGTCCAACTTTATTTTTTGTTGATGCAAAAAGTGAACAAGTAAGGGCTGCTTATACTGAATCCATTAAAGATACTGTTCAATATAATAGAGAGTTTTTAAATTATGCTTTAGGAGTTTTTAAATTAGATGATATTGTGTATAAAAATGATAATTATGAAATTAATATTTTTGATGATAAGGTTTTTTTTTATAAAACATTGGATGGTCATTGGAGATTAAGAATGAATGGTAAAGATAAAAAACTTCTTCCTTCTAAAATAGAACTTAAAGAATTTTTAGTATTTCAAGATGAGAATGGAGGTAGGCTTTATGCTTTGCCAAAATCTAAGAAAGGTGGTATTTATTTTTCGGAATCGGAAAAAGAAGAATGGAAATTTTTTGGACAAATAAA